A region from the Pseudomonas cucumis genome encodes:
- the oadA gene encoding sodium-extruding oxaloacetate decarboxylase subunit alpha, translating into MTKKIHVTDTILRDAHQSLLATRMRTEDMLPICDKLDKVGYWSLECWGGATFDACVRFLKEDPWERLRQLRAALPNTRLQMLLRGQNLLGYRHYSDDVVKAFVAKAAVNGIDVFRIFDAMNDVRNLRVAIEAVKAAGKHAQGTIAYTTSPVHTIDAFVAQARQMEAMGCDSVAIKDMAGLLTPYATGELVKALKAEQSLPVFIHSHDTAGMATMCQLKAIENGADHIDTAISSFASGTSHPGTESMVAALKGSEYDTGLNLELLQEIGLYFYAVRKKYHQFESEFTAVDTRVQVNQVPGGMISNLANQLKEQGALNRMSEVLAEIPRVREDLGFPPLVTPTSQIVGTQAFFNVLAGERYKTITNEVKLYLQGGYGKAPGTVNEKLRRQAIGSEEVIDVRPADLLKPEMTKLRAEIGAVAKSEEDVLTYAMFPDIGRKFLEERAAGTLTPEVLLPIPEAGGVASAGGEGVPTEFVIDVHGETYRVDITGVGVKAEGKRHFYLSIDGMPEEVVFEPLNEFVSGGSSKRKQATAPGHVSTTMPGNIVDVLVKEGDTVKAGQAVLITEAMKMETEVQSAIAGKVTAIHVAKGDRVNPGEILIEIEG; encoded by the coding sequence ATGACCAAGAAAATCCACGTTACCGACACAATCCTGCGCGACGCCCACCAATCGCTGCTCGCGACCCGCATGCGCACCGAAGACATGCTGCCGATCTGCGACAAGCTCGACAAAGTCGGCTACTGGTCGCTGGAGTGCTGGGGCGGCGCGACGTTCGACGCCTGCGTCCGCTTCCTGAAAGAAGACCCGTGGGAGCGTCTGCGTCAACTGCGCGCGGCCTTGCCTAACACGCGTCTGCAAATGCTCCTGCGTGGCCAGAACCTGCTCGGTTACCGCCATTACAGCGACGACGTGGTCAAAGCCTTCGTCGCCAAGGCCGCGGTTAACGGCATCGACGTGTTCCGCATCTTCGACGCGATGAACGACGTGCGTAACCTGCGAGTTGCCATCGAAGCGGTGAAAGCTGCCGGCAAACACGCTCAAGGCACCATCGCTTACACCACCAGCCCCGTGCACACCATTGACGCGTTCGTGGCGCAAGCCAGGCAAATGGAAGCCATGGGATGTGATTCCGTGGCAATCAAAGACATGGCCGGCCTGTTGACCCCGTACGCCACTGGCGAACTGGTCAAGGCGTTGAAAGCCGAGCAATCGCTGCCCGTGTTCATTCACTCGCACGACACCGCTGGCATGGCCACCATGTGCCAACTCAAGGCTATCGAAAACGGCGCCGATCACATCGACACCGCGATCTCCAGCTTCGCTTCCGGCACTAGCCACCCAGGCACCGAATCGATGGTCGCTGCTCTTAAAGGCAGCGAATACGACACCGGCCTGAACCTGGAACTGCTGCAGGAAATCGGCTTGTACTTCTACGCCGTGCGCAAGAAGTACCACCAGTTCGAGAGTGAGTTCACTGCCGTCGACACCCGCGTGCAAGTCAACCAGGTACCGGGCGGGATGATTTCCAACCTGGCCAACCAGTTGAAAGAGCAGGGCGCCCTGAACCGCATGAGCGAAGTATTGGCGGAAATCCCGCGCGTTCGTGAAGACCTCGGCTTCCCGCCGCTGGTGACCCCGACCTCGCAAATCGTCGGCACCCAGGCGTTCTTCAACGTGCTGGCCGGCGAGCGGTACAAGACCATCACCAACGAAGTGAAGCTCTACCTGCAAGGCGGCTACGGCAAAGCGCCGGGCACCGTGAACGAAAAGCTGCGTCGCCAGGCGATCGGCAGCGAAGAAGTGATCGACGTGCGTCCGGCCGATCTGCTCAAGCCGGAGATGACCAAGTTGCGTGCCGAAATTGGCGCCGTGGCCAAGTCTGAAGAAGACGTGCTGACCTACGCCATGTTCCCGGACATCGGTCGCAAGTTCCTCGAAGAACGCGCAGCCGGCACCCTCACGCCAGAAGTGCTGTTGCCGATTCCGGAAGCGGGCGGCGTGGCGTCGGCCGGCGGCGAAGGCGTGCCGACCGAGTTCGTCATCGATGTTCACGGCGAAACCTACCGCGTCGACATCACCGGCGTCGGCGTCAAGGCGGAAGGCAAGCGCCATTTCTACCTGTCCATCGATGGCATGCCGGAAGAAGTGGTGTTCGAACCGCTCAACGAATTCGTTAGCGGCGGCAGCAGCAAGCGCAAGCAAGCCACTGCACCGGGCCACGTCAGCACCACCATGCCGGGCAACATCGTCGATGTGCTGGTCAAGGAAGGCGACACCGTGAAAGCCGGCCAGGCCGTGCTGATCACCGAAGCGATGAAGATGGAAACCGAAGTCCAATCGGCTATCGCCGGCAAAGTCACCGCCATCCATGTGGCCAAAGGCGACCGGGTAAACCCGGGCGAAATTCTGATCGAGATCGAAGGCTGA